The Chloroflexota bacterium genomic sequence CGGCTCAAACGAGCCGGTGCTCGATGGACGCCATACGGGGCTGAAATGACCGCCAAAGCGCGAGCAGCCTGGTTGAGCGATGCTTGGTCTCCCACCACCGGCTGGCCCCTTGCTGCCTGATTCTACAACTTATGAGTGCTCCCCTCCCATTGTACATCAAACACCGCGCGGGCATCCGATGGTAAAATAGCCCCAACCCACCTTATTTGCAGGGGAGCCTCATGGACAAAAAACTGACCGTCGTGATTCCCATGGCCGGGCTGGGTACCCGCCTGCGCCCCCACACGTGGAGCAAGCCCAAGCCGCTGGTCAGCGTGGCCGGGAAAGCCGTGTTGGGGCACGTCTTAGACATGTTCGCCGACCTGCCGCCCGAAGAACTGGAACTCGTTTTCATCGTAGGCTACCTCGGCGAACAGGTCACCGCCTACCTGGCCGAACACTACCCCCACCTGAAAGCCCATTTCGTAGAGCAAAAAGAACGCAAAGGGCAATCGCACGCGCTGGCTTTGGCCAGCGACCATCTGGAAGGCCCCGTGCTGATGATCTTCGTCGACACCATCATGGAAGCCAACTTCGGCTTCTTGCGCAACCCGCCCGACGAAGCCATCGCCTGGGTCAAGCCGGTGGAAAACCCGCGCCGCTTCGGCGTGGTGGTGCCCGACGAAAACGGCTATGTGCAGCGCCTGATCGAAAAGCCCGACGACGACCGCTATAACCTGGCGGTGGTGGGATGTTACTACTTCCCCGAGGGGCGCGACCTGGCCGCCGCGGTCAACGAACAAATCGCCAACGACATCCAGACCAAAGGCGAATACTACCTTGCCGACGCCATCAACATCATGCTGCAAAAGGGGCTGAAAATGCGCACCATCGAGGTCGGCACCTGGCTGGATGCAGGCACGCCCGACGCCCTCCTTGCCACCAACCGCTACCTGCTGGAATCGGGGCGTGACAACAGCGCCGAAGCCCTGCGCCCGGGCATCACCATTGTGCCGCCGGTTTACATCCACCCCGACGCCAAAGTCGAGGCCTCGGTGGTGGGGCCTTATGTTTCCATTGGCAAGGGAAGCCATGTTTCTCGCGCCATTCTCAAAGACGTCATTCTCGACGACGGCGCACAGGTAAGCCGCGCCTCGCTGGAAAAATCGCTCATCGGGCGTCACGCCCACGTGGAAGGTCGCCCCCTGCACCTCAACATCGGCGACCACACACAAATTACGCTATGAACCCCTCGTCCGCTCCCACCGCCACCGTCTGGTGCCGCTCCGAACGCCACTACGCCGAGCGGCCAGTGGCGTTTCTGTGGGAAGGCCAGCGGCGGCGTGTGGTGCGCGTCGTCGCCCAATGGCGGGAACCCGCGGGACCGGCTTTCCACGCCCTGGCTGACGATAACTGGCTATACGAATTACACTACGACGAAGCCCATCAGACCTGGACCATCACCCCTCGACTCGCCAACGCTCCAACAACCTGAACGCCCAATTTTTCCATCCATCCCCCAGGAGGACCTTCGATGATCATTGGCATTCCCAAGGAAATCA encodes the following:
- a CDS encoding nucleotidyltransferase codes for the protein MDKKLTVVIPMAGLGTRLRPHTWSKPKPLVSVAGKAVLGHVLDMFADLPPEELELVFIVGYLGEQVTAYLAEHYPHLKAHFVEQKERKGQSHALALASDHLEGPVLMIFVDTIMEANFGFLRNPPDEAIAWVKPVENPRRFGVVVPDENGYVQRLIEKPDDDRYNLAVVGCYYFPEGRDLAAAVNEQIANDIQTKGEYYLADAINIMLQKGLKMRTIEVGTWLDAGTPDALLATNRYLLESGRDNSAEALRPGITIVPPVYIHPDAKVEASVVGPYVSIGKGSHVSRAILKDVILDDGAQVSRASLEKSLIGRHAHVEGRPLHLNIGDHTQITL